Proteins from one Nicotiana tabacum cultivar K326 chromosome 23, ASM71507v2, whole genome shotgun sequence genomic window:
- the LOC142177548 gene encoding glutaredoxin-C9-like isoform X2 — MQRSIPYRNWLPSTTTTTTTSGGSSSATSSGGSTFFEAYSGESNETYSGGKRNQDKNFRISTNVTKLVSENAIIVIATRGCCMCYVVKNLLLGLGVNPTIFEVNSEDEEAVMKELSRIVGGDEQNDGGRWHFPVVFVGGRLFGGIERVMSTHISGELVPILKEAGALWL, encoded by the exons ATGCAACGATCTATACCATATAGAAATTGGCTTCCGtccaccaccactaccaccaccaccagcGGTGGAAGCTCCTCCGCCACCTCTAGCGGTGGCTCCACCTTCTTTGAGGCATATTCAG GTGAGAGCAATGAAACCTACTCTGGTGGCAAGAGAAATCAAGACAAAAACTTCAGAATCAGTACGAACGTGACAAAATTAGTATCAGAGAATGCGATAATTGTCATAGCGACACGTGGATGCTGCATGTGCTATGTCGTGAAGAATTTGCTATTAGGGTTAGGAGTGAATCCAACTATTTTTGAAGTGAACAGTGAAGATGAAGAAGCTGTGATGAAGGAGTTATCAAGAATTGTGGGTGGCGATGAACAAAATGACGGCGGAAGGTGGCACTTTCCGGTGGTTTTTGTAGGCGGAAGGTTGTTCGGAGGAATAGAAAGAGTGATGTCTACACATATTTCTGGTGAATTAGTTCCAATACTTAAAGAAGCTGGAGCTTTATGGCTTTGA
- the LOC142177548 gene encoding uncharacterized protein LOC142177548 isoform X1, whose translation MGRGRPRKSTSKEQQDEIIQMEGINTRTKHNTTPKGIVIGTKEVMPKAMAGMMVKSSTNRGKGKIDETTEVWPALPARTPVNSENLPENTTQEKIQIQRNSETIISTKSDAQQKLQLENGIQGKTGGHGWANLFASNKLTARGESNETYSGGKRNQDKNFRISTNVTKLVSENAIIVIATRGCCMCYVVKNLLLGLGVNPTIFEVNSEDEEAVMKELSRIVGGDEQNDGGRWHFPVVFVGGRLFGGIERVMSTHISGELVPILKEAGALWL comes from the exons ATGGGGAGGGGAAGACCACGAAAGAGTACGAGCAAAGAGCAACAAGATGAAATCATACAAATGGAAGGAATCAACACTAGAACTAAACACAATACGACTCCAAAAGGGATAGTGATTGGAACGAAGGAGGTCATGCCCAAAGCAATGGCAGGGATGATGGTGAAATCGTCAACGAACAGAGGCAAAGGCAAGATAGACGAAACCACTGAGGTATGGCCAGCGCTTCCAGCTCGCACACCAGTGAATAGCGAGAATCTGCCGGAGAACACAACACAGGAGAAAATACAGATCCAACGCAACAGTGAAACAATAATTTCAACCAAAAGTGATGCTCAACAGAAATTACAGCTCGAAAATGGAATCCAGGGGAAGACAGGAGGACATGGATGGGCTAATCTGTTTGCTAGCAACAAATTGACCGCACGAG GTGAGAGCAATGAAACCTACTCTGGTGGCAAGAGAAATCAAGACAAAAACTTCAGAATCAGTACGAACGTGACAAAATTAGTATCAGAGAATGCGATAATTGTCATAGCGACACGTGGATGCTGCATGTGCTATGTCGTGAAGAATTTGCTATTAGGGTTAGGAGTGAATCCAACTATTTTTGAAGTGAACAGTGAAGATGAAGAAGCTGTGATGAAGGAGTTATCAAGAATTGTGGGTGGCGATGAACAAAATGACGGCGGAAGGTGGCACTTTCCGGTGGTTTTTGTAGGCGGAAGGTTGTTCGGAGGAATAGAAAGAGTGATGTCTACACATATTTCTGGTGAATTAGTTCCAATACTTAAAGAAGCTGGAGCTTTATGGCTTTGA